One Eubacteriales bacterium mix99 genomic window carries:
- a CDS encoding flagellar basal body-associated FliL family protein — protein sequence MAKEAGTGKKRTALLFFVIPLVTLVMAFLAFSYYSKTFVFAEEPRAYKTHHTYSMDEIIVNLKDEGRYLKIKIALGYDREEDQKVIEEKEAQERDAILSVLRSKSVKDIMPIASTEGLKKEMLGKLNQFFPEKMITDVFITDFLVQ from the coding sequence ATGGCGAAGGAAGCAGGCACAGGTAAAAAAAGAACGGCCCTTTTGTTTTTCGTGATTCCCCTGGTTACTCTGGTGATGGCATTCCTGGCGTTTTCCTATTACAGCAAGACCTTTGTTTTTGCAGAAGAGCCCAGGGCCTATAAGACCCATCACACGTACTCCATGGACGAGATCATTGTCAATTTGAAAGACGAAGGGCGGTATTTGAAAATAAAGATTGCCCTGGGCTATGACCGGGAGGAAGATCAGAAGGTGATTGAGGAAAAGGAAGCCCAGGAAAGGGACGCCATCTTGTCCGTATTGAGGAGTAAAAGTGTAAAGGATATTATGCCGATTGCATCGACAGAAGGGCTGAAGAAGGAGATGCTGGGTAAGCTGAATCAGTTTTTCCCGGAAAAAATGATAACCGACGTGTTTATTACGGACTTTCTGGTCCAATGA
- a CDS encoding flagellar biosynthetic protein FliO translates to MDRELINSALKLLAALPAVILLACVSLRLTGRYLHRQNPSGGIQILEKVPVSNKSALYVVKLFDEVVVLGISENNIQRIRTLSPEEAKAYLEKKAGKDPGRNREQKVQGWFHNEKWKKVWDKYGK, encoded by the coding sequence ATGGATCGGGAATTGATAAACAGCGCTTTAAAGCTTCTGGCTGCCTTGCCGGCAGTGATCCTTCTTGCCTGTGTCAGCCTGAGACTGACCGGCCGGTATCTGCACCGGCAGAATCCGTCCGGAGGAATTCAGATACTGGAAAAGGTCCCTGTTTCCAATAAATCGGCGTTGTATGTCGTGAAACTGTTTGACGAAGTTGTGGTGCTCGGGATAAGCGAGAACAATATACAGCGGATCAGGACACTTTCTCCGGAGGAAGCGAAGGCTTATCTGGAGAAAAAAGCAGGGAAAGACCCGGGAAGGAACCGGGAGCAAAAGGTACAGGGGTGGTTCCATAACGAAAAGTGGAAGAAAGTCTGGGACAAATATGGAAAATAG
- the fliP gene encoding flagellar type III secretion system pore protein FliP (The bacterial flagellar biogenesis protein FliP forms a type III secretion system (T3SS)-type pore required for flagellar assembly.), giving the protein MENRKCRGKEAAFLLLIVLLPFIVQPVAHAASKTIAVSPDWEIALHPPEEPKQLVDSIRLLIVMSILTLAPSILTLLTSFTRIIVVFSLLRSALATQQTPPNQVLIGLALFLTFFIMSPVVNQIMDQAVNPYLDGTITQDEAIRTGIKPVKEFMLRQTREKDLALFVDISREKMPKDRMDVSMTTLIPAFVISELKTAFTIGFLLYIPFIVIDMVVSGILMSMGMFMLPPAAISLPFKLLLFILVDGWHLIVKSLVEGFL; this is encoded by the coding sequence ATGGAAAATAGAAAATGCAGGGGAAAAGAAGCGGCTTTTCTTCTTCTGATCGTTCTGCTTCCATTTATCGTGCAGCCGGTCGCTCATGCGGCTTCGAAAACCATCGCCGTATCTCCGGACTGGGAGATTGCGCTTCATCCTCCGGAGGAGCCAAAACAACTGGTGGACAGCATACGTTTGCTCATCGTGATGTCCATACTGACTCTGGCGCCCTCCATTCTGACGCTGCTGACGTCCTTTACCCGGATCATTGTGGTTTTTTCCCTGCTGCGAAGCGCTCTGGCAACTCAGCAGACGCCTCCCAATCAGGTATTGATCGGTCTGGCTCTGTTCCTGACCTTTTTTATTATGTCGCCGGTAGTGAACCAGATCATGGATCAGGCAGTAAACCCTTATCTGGACGGAACCATCACGCAGGACGAAGCAATCCGGACCGGCATCAAACCGGTAAAGGAATTTATGCTGCGGCAGACCAGGGAAAAGGATCTGGCCCTGTTTGTGGATATTTCCCGGGAGAAGATGCCGAAAGACCGGATGGATGTGAGTATGACGACATTGATCCCGGCATTTGTCATCAGTGAACTGAAAACGGCCTTTACCATTGGATTTTTATTGTATATTCCCTTTATTGTCATTGATATGGTGGTTTCCGGGATCCTGATGTCCATGGGGATGTTTATGCTGCCTCCGGCAGCCATTTCCCTGCCCTTTAAACTGCTGCTGTTCATTTTGGTGGACGGCTGGCATCTGATCGTAAAATCCCTGGTGGAAGGTTTTCTGTAA
- the fliQ gene encoding flagellar biosynthesis protein FliQ: MNQEVILDIMKDALLTTVKTSAPILLVALVVGLLISILQATTQIQEQTLTFVPKILAVFFTMILLGSFMMNTLVSFTNRIFGYIANIVS; encoded by the coding sequence ATGAATCAGGAAGTGATACTGGATATTATGAAGGATGCTTTGCTTACAACCGTGAAGACCTCTGCACCAATTTTGCTTGTTGCTCTGGTGGTGGGCCTGCTTATCAGTATTCTGCAGGCAACCACCCAGATCCAGGAGCAGACCCTGACCTTTGTTCCAAAAATCCTGGCAGTATTCTTTACCATGATTTTGTTGGGCTCGTTTATGATGAATACATTAGTCAGCTTTACCAATCGGATATTCGGCTATATTGCCAATATCGTCTCGTAG
- the flhB gene encoding flagellar biosynthesis protein FlhB: MLQFNAEQLSVGFLIWMRVLSFLAAIPLLRLNGVPGRVKAGLSLILAYLLYLAVPASSLQIETDSILAYGILAGKEVLFGLALGYAVNLIFACVQMAGQMVDFQIGFSMATYYDPMSGAQISLFGNLYEWVGVTLFFAVNGHHALIYALAQSLEAIPPGQLNLGKMNPEAIVTIFVDMFRISFEIAMPILFVILLTDLVMGILSRSVPQINILMLSLPLKMLIGLLAIIVLLPAFGNMLTSLFGSLPSRIRDFMKDMPVAMMAFAAGEKTEEATPKRKEDARKKGQVVKSYDLTSAVTLMLLVLVFQLMGNSVLTALHSYLTHSLENGMSRIVTQGNLTALFLQDSGIYLKAVLPMMGAVMGIGALANIVQTGLLWTTDPLKPHGQRLNPIEGLKNIFSKKVLLQFVKNLLKLILVGALSWSFVKENLEEILSLSRMSIYGVFPVLKDIVLGLFSRVGICLLALAAVDYVYQRFEFQKDLRMTREEVKEEWKQMEGDPQVRSLRRQKQRQMATTRMMSALPDSTVVVTNPTHLAVALRYEDSMKGAPVVTAKGMDFMADRIRKVAGEHEIPILENKPLARALFRHVEVGQEIPVELYQAVAEILATVYRMEEKTKMGTGMRENVGPNR, from the coding sequence GTGTTGCAGTTTAATGCAGAGCAATTGTCCGTCGGCTTTCTGATCTGGATGCGGGTTCTAAGCTTTCTCGCAGCCATCCCCCTGCTCCGTCTGAACGGGGTTCCGGGCAGGGTGAAAGCCGGTTTGTCCCTGATTTTGGCCTATCTTCTGTACCTGGCTGTTCCGGCTTCGTCGCTGCAGATCGAAACGGATTCCATTCTTGCCTATGGAATTCTCGCAGGGAAGGAAGTATTGTTCGGATTGGCGCTGGGGTATGCTGTAAATCTGATCTTTGCCTGTGTGCAGATGGCAGGCCAGATGGTCGACTTTCAGATTGGATTTTCCATGGCGACCTATTATGATCCCATGTCCGGAGCCCAGATATCGCTTTTTGGCAATCTGTATGAGTGGGTGGGAGTTACGTTGTTTTTTGCTGTGAACGGGCATCATGCTCTTATTTATGCCCTGGCGCAAAGTTTGGAAGCCATTCCTCCGGGACAGCTGAACTTGGGGAAAATGAATCCGGAAGCGATCGTTACCATATTTGTGGATATGTTCCGGATTTCCTTTGAAATTGCCATGCCGATTCTTTTTGTGATATTGCTGACGGATTTGGTCATGGGGATCCTGTCCAGATCCGTTCCGCAGATCAATATCCTGATGTTGAGCCTTCCTCTGAAAATGTTGATCGGACTTCTGGCTATTATTGTATTGCTTCCGGCTTTCGGCAATATGCTGACTTCCCTCTTTGGGAGCCTGCCCTCGCGGATACGGGATTTCATGAAGGATATGCCGGTTGCCATGATGGCTTTCGCTGCCGGGGAAAAAACAGAAGAAGCCACTCCAAAGAGGAAGGAAGATGCAAGGAAAAAAGGTCAGGTTGTCAAAAGCTATGACCTCACCTCGGCGGTCACGCTGATGCTCCTGGTATTGGTGTTTCAGCTGATGGGCAATTCCGTCCTGACGGCCCTGCACAGCTATCTGACGCATTCCCTGGAGAATGGTATGAGCCGGATTGTCACACAGGGAAACCTGACGGCCCTGTTTCTGCAGGATTCCGGTATTTACCTGAAAGCGGTCCTGCCGATGATGGGAGCCGTCATGGGGATCGGGGCCCTGGCCAACATTGTGCAGACCGGTCTGCTTTGGACAACCGATCCGCTGAAGCCACACGGGCAAAGGCTGAATCCCATTGAGGGATTGAAAAATATATTTTCCAAAAAGGTACTCCTCCAATTTGTAAAAAACCTACTGAAGCTGATTCTGGTGGGCGCTCTTTCCTGGTCCTTTGTGAAGGAGAACCTGGAGGAGATCCTTTCCCTCTCCCGGATGAGTATTTACGGGGTGTTTCCTGTACTGAAGGATATTGTTCTGGGGCTGTTCTCGCGGGTGGGAATTTGTCTGTTGGCACTGGCAGCCGTGGACTATGTGTATCAGCGTTTTGAGTTTCAGAAGGATCTGCGGATGACCAGGGAAGAAGTGAAGGAAGAGTGGAAGCAGATGGAAGGGGATCCCCAGGTTCGGTCCCTGAGAAGACAAAAGCAGCGGCAGATGGCTACGACCCGCATGATGTCGGCACTTCCGGATTCCACAGTGGTGGTGACCAATCCGACACATCTGGCTGTGGCGCTTCGGTATGAGGACTCCATGAAAGGTGCTCCGGTAGTGACAGCAAAAGGAATGGATTTTATGGCGGACAGGATTCGTAAGGTTGCCGGAGAGCATGAAATTCCCATTCTGGAAAACAAACCTCTGGCCAGAGCCTTGTTCCGGCATGTGGAAGTCGGTCAGGAAATTCCGGTGGAGCTGTATCAGGCGGTGGCTGAAATATTGGCCACAGTGTATCGCATGGAAGAAAAAACCAAAATGGGAACAGGGATGAGAGAAAATGTCGGTCCGAACCGGTAA
- the flhA gene encoding flagellar biosynthesis protein FlhA — MSVRTGKLYSKPVKNLDVLTAFGILGVISLIIVPIHTGMLDILLSMNIALSVIVLLLSMFTTEVLQFSVFPTLLLVLTLFRLGLNISSTRLILGQGYAGKVVEAFGVFVTGDNYIVGIIIFIILIVIQLIVVTNGAGRVSEVSARFTLDAMPGKQMSIDADLNTGAINDEQARVRRQKLEKEANFYGAMDGAMKFVKGDSIAGILIILINFIGGIAIYVLQQGKPIQEALSQFALLTIGNGLVSQIPSLLVSVAAGILVTRSASDENFGTALGTQLFGFPKVMLITSAVMAVLGIIPGLPTLPFLLLAAGCGTGGALLHREEKSKGKAEEKAAVAEANRSAAERKKEPEDYMEYARVELLEVEIGYGLIPLADDRNGGDLLERIAGIRKQCALDMGIIVQPIRIRDNLQLNTNEYKLKIKGIVVAGGEILPGHMMVMNPADEKIDLEGVPATEPAFGLPALWIGEKDREKAEMKGYTIVDAATVMVTHLGEVIREHSYELIGRQEVKKMIDALKPNYSAVVEELIPNLLSLGQVQKVLQNLLKEKVPVRDLVTILETLADYAPGTKDIELLTEYVRYSLSRTIVLPYLDSGKVLHVVTIHPKLEKYISDNIQQSFQGSFPAIEPDVNTKILENVHDLVERLSLGHIRPVILASPGIRAPFKKMIGMAFPDIAVLSLNEIPNSIGIEVAGMVNIYDN, encoded by the coding sequence ATGTCGGTCCGAACCGGTAAATTGTATTCCAAACCAGTCAAAAATCTTGATGTGCTCACCGCCTTTGGCATACTGGGTGTCATATCCCTGATTATCGTGCCGATTCATACGGGTATGCTGGATATTCTGTTGTCCATGAACATTGCGTTGTCCGTGATCGTACTGCTGCTGTCCATGTTTACAACAGAAGTCCTTCAATTTTCGGTATTTCCCACCCTTTTGCTGGTCCTGACCCTGTTTCGGCTGGGCCTCAACATCTCTTCCACCCGGCTGATTCTGGGACAGGGGTATGCGGGGAAAGTGGTGGAGGCCTTCGGCGTTTTTGTCACGGGCGACAATTACATCGTCGGGATCATTATCTTCATTATCCTGATCGTCATTCAGCTCATTGTCGTGACCAACGGGGCCGGCAGGGTATCCGAGGTATCCGCACGGTTCACGCTGGACGCCATGCCTGGAAAACAAATGAGCATTGATGCGGATTTGAATACCGGTGCCATAAATGATGAGCAGGCAAGGGTACGGAGGCAAAAGCTGGAAAAGGAAGCCAATTTTTATGGGGCCATGGACGGTGCCATGAAATTTGTAAAAGGGGATTCCATTGCCGGCATTTTAATTATCCTCATTAATTTCATCGGAGGTATCGCCATTTATGTACTCCAGCAGGGCAAACCCATCCAGGAAGCCCTGTCCCAGTTTGCCCTGCTGACCATCGGCAACGGATTGGTCAGCCAGATCCCTTCCCTTCTGGTATCCGTGGCAGCCGGGATTCTGGTTACCCGATCTGCTTCGGATGAGAATTTCGGCACCGCTCTGGGGACCCAGCTCTTTGGCTTTCCAAAGGTAATGCTGATCACCTCTGCGGTTATGGCGGTCCTGGGCATCATTCCCGGTCTTCCCACGCTTCCGTTTCTTTTGCTCGCAGCAGGATGCGGCACCGGAGGAGCCCTTCTGCACAGGGAGGAAAAAAGCAAGGGAAAGGCGGAGGAAAAGGCAGCGGTTGCAGAGGCAAACCGTTCCGCTGCGGAGCGGAAAAAGGAACCGGAGGATTACATGGAATATGCCCGGGTGGAGCTTCTGGAGGTGGAGATCGGCTATGGCCTGATCCCTCTGGCGGATGATCGGAACGGAGGAGACTTACTGGAGCGGATCGCCGGGATCCGAAAGCAATGTGCTCTTGATATGGGGATTATCGTGCAGCCTATTCGTATCCGGGATAATCTGCAGCTGAACACCAATGAATATAAGCTGAAAATAAAAGGGATTGTGGTTGCCGGAGGGGAAATCCTGCCCGGACATATGATGGTAATGAATCCTGCTGATGAGAAAATCGACCTGGAAGGCGTTCCGGCCACCGAGCCGGCCTTTGGGCTGCCGGCTCTCTGGATCGGGGAAAAGGACCGGGAAAAGGCGGAGATGAAAGGATACACCATTGTGGATGCCGCCACCGTCATGGTAACGCATTTGGGAGAAGTCATCCGGGAACACAGCTATGAGCTGATCGGGAGACAGGAAGTAAAGAAAATGATTGATGCGCTCAAGCCCAACTACAGTGCTGTGGTGGAGGAACTGATACCAAATCTGCTGTCTCTGGGGCAGGTGCAGAAAGTATTGCAGAATCTGCTGAAGGAAAAGGTACCTGTCCGGGACCTTGTCACCATTCTGGAGACATTGGCGGACTATGCACCTGGTACCAAGGACATAGAACTTCTTACTGAGTATGTAAGATACTCCCTGAGCAGGACGATTGTCCTTCCTTATCTGGATTCGGGCAAGGTCCTGCATGTGGTTACCATCCACCCCAAGCTGGAGAAGTATATTTCGGATAATATCCAGCAGTCCTTTCAGGGATCCTTTCCTGCCATTGAACCGGATGTCAACACAAAAATACTGGAAAATGTCCATGATCTGGTGGAACGATTGTCGCTGGGTCATATCCGTCCGGTAATCCTGGCATCTCCCGGGATACGTGCACCTTTTAAAAAGATGATTGGAATGGCGTTTCCCGACATTGCTGTCCTTTCCCTGAATGAGATTCCAAACTCCATCGGGATCGAGGTGGCGGGGATGGTGAATATCTATGACAATTAG
- the flhF gene encoding flagellar biosynthesis protein FlhF: MTIRRYLVKDMKEARARIRYELGSDAIIVSSRKVRPKGWKNLFRKKRLEVTAALDSPRSAPSFPNPPAGKIPEGTVRSSVRPEAQRQQPQQLLQQGSREEHLEKEIRELKKMMDRLMEEKEGSEGSEGRSFPVCLMQHLKTMDLDDSVLREVTAFCSQVGNAGMDLRKARQFFSDFFHRSILTEEKAEQRVWVFIGPTGVGKTTTIAKLAAREVLKGRKTGLITLDTFRIGAVGQLRTYADILHIPLEVISSRQDMSGAADRLQNCDRILVDSAGSNSRRMDQLLEIQACLDEIKEKQTILAVSATTRRSDLKMILENYGNVGYDSIILTKLDETQCYGSILNIGCYSDKPIRYFTVGQAVPEDIRQVSGENLLDYVLKGMEV, translated from the coding sequence ATGACAATTAGGCGTTATCTGGTGAAGGATATGAAGGAAGCCAGGGCCCGCATCCGATATGAGCTGGGAAGCGATGCGATTATTGTCAGCAGCCGAAAGGTCCGGCCAAAGGGATGGAAGAACCTGTTCCGGAAAAAACGGCTGGAGGTTACAGCTGCGTTGGATTCTCCCCGGAGTGCACCTTCCTTTCCGAATCCGCCGGCCGGGAAAATACCGGAGGGCACGGTGCGATCCTCGGTTCGTCCGGAGGCACAGCGACAGCAGCCACAGCAGCTGTTGCAGCAAGGCAGCAGGGAAGAGCATCTGGAAAAGGAGATCCGTGAGCTGAAAAAGATGATGGACCGGCTCATGGAAGAAAAAGAAGGATCGGAAGGCAGCGAAGGGAGATCGTTTCCGGTTTGTCTCATGCAGCACCTGAAGACGATGGACCTGGACGATTCGGTACTCCGGGAGGTTACCGCTTTCTGCAGTCAGGTCGGAAATGCCGGCATGGATCTTCGGAAAGCGAGACAGTTCTTTTCGGATTTCTTTCACAGGAGCATTTTGACGGAAGAAAAGGCGGAGCAGCGTGTATGGGTTTTCATCGGTCCGACGGGGGTGGGGAAAACCACGACAATCGCAAAACTCGCTGCCCGGGAGGTTTTAAAGGGGAGGAAGACCGGCCTCATTACCCTGGATACTTTTCGGATCGGTGCGGTAGGTCAGCTCCGAACCTATGCTGATATTCTGCATATTCCACTGGAGGTGATTTCTTCCAGGCAGGATATGTCCGGCGCAGCGGACCGCCTTCAGAACTGTGACCGGATTTTGGTGGATTCGGCGGGAAGCAATTCCAGGAGGATGGATCAGTTGCTGGAGATCCAGGCTTGTCTGGATGAGATAAAAGAGAAGCAGACGATTCTGGCGGTGAGTGCAACGACCCGAAGGAGCGACTTGAAAATGATACTGGAGAATTACGGAAACGTCGGCTATGATTCCATTATTTTGACCAAACTGGACGAAACGCAGTGTTATGGAAGCATTCTGAACATTGGCTGCTACAGTGACAAGCCGATTCGTTATTTTACCGTGGGACAGGCCGTCCCGGAAGATATCCGGCAGGTGTCCGGGGAGAATCTGCTGGATTATGTTCTGAAGGGGATGGAGGTGTAA
- a CDS encoding FliA/WhiG family RNA polymerase sigma factor, translating into MRNVVYEQQPDLEKTIQKYLPLISKIVDQISLSHTQYEKEDMIHTGVLGLIDAFQRFDSQKGIPFQHYAKWRIKGTIIDEMRKNGRVSRDKMKKIKQYYQTQNDLRQQLMREPTDEEICRALSLSRQELYEIEDNIHYLSQYSLEDILFSGEGGEYERIEVLEDQNTQTPEERLLEKERKEKLVEAMGQLTEREQLILNLYYKEEMTLKEIAEVLGVSLSRVSQIHGKILLKLRSYLKTL; encoded by the coding sequence ATGAGGAATGTGGTATATGAGCAGCAGCCGGATCTGGAAAAAACCATTCAGAAGTATCTTCCGTTAATCTCAAAAATCGTGGACCAGATTAGTCTGTCGCATACACAGTATGAAAAAGAGGATATGATTCATACAGGGGTACTGGGCCTGATTGATGCCTTTCAGCGTTTTGACAGCCAAAAAGGGATTCCGTTCCAGCATTACGCAAAATGGCGGATCAAGGGAACGATTATCGATGAGATGAGGAAAAACGGAAGAGTTTCCAGAGACAAGATGAAAAAAATCAAGCAATACTATCAGACACAGAATGATTTGCGGCAGCAGCTCATGCGGGAGCCGACGGATGAGGAAATTTGCAGAGCCCTGTCCCTTTCCCGACAGGAGCTTTATGAAATAGAAGACAACATTCATTATCTCTCCCAGTACTCCCTGGAGGACATTCTGTTTTCCGGAGAAGGAGGGGAGTATGAACGGATCGAGGTTCTGGAGGATCAGAACACACAGACACCGGAAGAAAGGCTCCTGGAAAAGGAACGGAAGGAGAAACTGGTGGAAGCCATGGGCCAGCTGACGGAAAGGGAGCAGCTGATCCTGAATCTGTATTATAAAGAGGAAATGACTTTGAAGGAAATTGCAGAAGTTCTTGGAGTTTCCCTGTCCAGGGTCTCTCAGATTCATGGGAAAATCCTGCTGAAGCTGAGAAGTTATCTGAAGACGTTGTAA
- the flgF gene encoding flagellar basal-body rod protein FlgF has translation MIRGLYTSAMGMIVQERRQANVSQNLSNVETNSFKQQQILVAASHRMNVLNRASHPGRHLTGIGSMETGASVDGAYTDDRQGILQETNNSLDFAIDGDGFFAVRLPDGQTAYTRDGSFQLDADGQLITGQGYPVLGTDGQGILPGTEDITVDAQGGITMPDGRTASLAVVSFADPQGLNRLGDNLYTAGEQGLPGEAYELKQGFLEGSNVDSLAELVRMIEISRNFESNQKVAQAMDETLGKAVNEIGKL, from the coding sequence ATGATACGTGGATTGTATACCAGCGCGATGGGTATGATTGTGCAGGAAAGGCGTCAGGCCAATGTTTCTCAGAATCTTTCAAACGTGGAGACCAATTCCTTCAAGCAGCAGCAGATTCTTGTGGCGGCCTCCCATCGGATGAATGTGCTGAATCGGGCCAGTCATCCGGGAAGGCATTTGACCGGCATCGGCAGCATGGAGACGGGAGCATCCGTTGACGGTGCCTATACGGATGACCGGCAGGGGATTTTGCAGGAAACCAACAATTCTCTGGATTTTGCCATCGATGGAGACGGATTTTTTGCCGTTCGTTTGCCGGACGGACAGACTGCCTATACAAGGGACGGAAGTTTTCAGCTGGACGCCGATGGGCAGCTGATTACCGGGCAGGGCTATCCTGTTCTGGGCACGGATGGGCAGGGCATCCTGCCGGGCACGGAGGATATCACAGTGGATGCGCAGGGCGGGATCACGATGCCGGATGGACGGACTGCTTCCCTTGCTGTTGTTTCATTTGCCGATCCGCAGGGTCTGAACAGACTGGGGGATAATCTGTATACCGCCGGAGAGCAGGGCCTCCCGGGGGAGGCCTATGAGCTGAAGCAGGGTTTTCTGGAAGGATCCAATGTGGATTCCCTGGCGGAATTGGTTCGGATGATTGAAATCTCCCGGAATTTTGAATCCAACCAGAAAGTTGCCCAGGCAATGGATGAAACCCTGGGAAAAGCCGTCAATGAAATTGGGAAACTATAG
- a CDS encoding flagellar hook-basal body protein, whose translation MNSRILQTGRAGLDSIQNKMDTIAHNIANAQTNGYKTMEVQFEDLVYDRLGNKGTPITRKAAGKPVQIGTGSRVKTIQHRFDNGIPQETSRPFDLAIQGEGFFGVEGENGETLLTRDGAFSVDGSGQLVDGSGRHVRMDLFTPLTQWPAKDVIIDEKGYMTCSDPVTGQFAEIGKIHLYHATDPAMLIDHGDNTFFTERPEDIYEAGNRPGTDDSIIRQGFLEGSTVDMTKELTDMLMTQRAYQINTKSIHAADELWGMTNQLRR comes from the coding sequence ATGAACAGCAGGATATTGCAGACCGGACGGGCCGGCCTGGACAGCATTCAGAACAAAATGGATACCATTGCGCATAATATTGCCAATGCGCAGACCAATGGATATAAGACCATGGAGGTGCAGTTTGAAGACCTGGTGTATGACCGGCTGGGGAACAAAGGCACCCCCATAACACGGAAGGCCGCAGGAAAGCCGGTGCAGATCGGCACCGGAAGCCGGGTAAAGACCATACAGCACCGGTTTGACAACGGAATACCGCAGGAAACTTCCAGACCGTTTGATCTGGCGATCCAGGGGGAAGGCTTTTTTGGAGTGGAAGGGGAAAACGGAGAGACTCTCCTGACAAGGGATGGCGCCTTTTCCGTGGATGGCAGTGGACAATTGGTGGATGGTTCCGGACGCCATGTGCGGATGGATCTCTTTACCCCGCTGACCCAATGGCCGGCGAAAGACGTCATTATAGATGAGAAAGGCTATATGACATGCTCCGATCCGGTCACCGGGCAGTTTGCGGAGATTGGGAAAATCCATCTGTATCATGCAACGGATCCGGCCATGTTGATCGATCATGGGGACAACACATTTTTCACTGAAAGACCGGAAGACATTTATGAAGCCGGGAACCGGCCGGGTACGGACGACAGCATAATCCGCCAGGGATTTCTGGAAGGGTCCACGGTGGACATGACCAAGGAACTGACGGATATGCTGATGACGCAGAGGGCTTATCAGATCAATACGAAGAGCATTCATGCGGCGGATGAACTGTGGGGAATGACCAATCAGCTGAGAAGATAA